Proteins from a genomic interval of Ptychodera flava strain L36383 chromosome 7, AS_Pfla_20210202, whole genome shotgun sequence:
- the LOC139137451 gene encoding ureidoglycolate dehydrogenase (NAD(+))-like translates to MASDSNSYKLVELNEARSFIERCMVSLGTKPVHAATLAEALVTADHRGHFSHGMNRLDMYTDCLQKGTTVSDKEPVIVKETVATGYVDGNNILGPVVGKFCMQLAIEKAKEAGIGWVVANGSNHYSIAGWYSTMALENGFLGMSFTNASPSVVPTRGKKVIVQQFAVIFVLIMKTKWPALLKVHCQHKKLNFGGERS, encoded by the exons ATGGCATCCGATTCTAACAG TTATAAGCTGGTTGAGCTGAATGAAGCCAGATCATTTATAGAAAGATGTATGGTGTCACTTGGTACCAAACCAGTGCATGCAGCAACATTGGCAGAAGCTTTGGTGACAGCAGATCACAGGGGACACTTCAGTCACGGAATGAACAGACTTG ATATGTATACTGATTGCTTACAAAAAGGGACAACAGTGAGTGATAAGGAACCAGTCATAGTGAAAGAAACCGTGGCAACAGGGTATGTGGATGGGAACAACATACTGGGGCCAGTGGTGGGAAAGTTTTGTATGCAACTGGCAATTGAGAAGGCAAAGGAAGCTGGTATAGGATGGGTTGTGGCCAATG GTAGCAACCACTACAGCATCGCTGGCTGGTACAGTACCATGGCGCTGGAAAATGGATTTCTTGGAATGTCATTTACAAATGCATCACCTAGTGTTGTCCCAACCAGGGGTAAAAAGGTAATTGTTCAACAGTTTGCAGTAATATTTGTGCTAATAATGAAGACAAAGTGGCCAGCCTTGCTGAAAGTTCACTGCCAACATAAGAAGCTAAATTTTGGGGGtgaaaggtcataa